GGTCTCCCCAGCACACCATCAGCAGGCCTCTGTGAACATGGAGAAATGCATAAacaaggctaggtgtggtggctcacacctgtaatcccagcactttgggaggccgaggtgggcggatcactggaggtcaggagttcgagagcaacctggccaacacggtgaaacgctgtctcttctaaaaatataaaaattagctggggatggtggagcacacctgtcatttcagctacttggaaggctgaggtatgagaatcacttgaacccaggaggtggaggttgcagtgagccaagattgcggcactgcagtccagcctgggcaacaagagtgagattccatctcaaaaaaagaaagacagaaagaaagacagaaagaaagacagacagacagacagacagacagacagaaagaaaggaaaagaaaagaaatgcataaacaaatgagcaatgtgacaaaaaaaagttacagtgagACATTTTCCTcagcttcctccctctttctcatcCTGCAAAACCCAAGTATTTCTAGAAGAGGCAGGTCATGTGTAAGAAGGGTATTGAGAAGAGGTGAGGCTGGAGGGGGACCCCTGAGGGAGGGAGGTTACGTGTTATGATCCCATTTAATGTggaatgtggaaactgaggcacagagaagcccAGTGACTTGTCTGAGGTCAAACAGTGACTCGGTGGCACCCTGGACTTTTGCTGACAGCTCAGAATTCCACCTGCTACACTGTGCTGAGTTCACAGTGGGCTTTTACACTGTTAAGGGCTTACTCAAGTTCTCCATTACCACAGTGAATCAATTGGTCACATCAAGGAGGGCCTGGGGCTGGGCGTTAGTGCTGGTGCAGACAGGCtaagtggggctggggtggggagagttTGGGGCCCAGGGGCCTGGTTCTTCACTTGGGAGCTCCAGTCCCGGTCGGTAGGCCCCGGATCCTGGGCTTTGAGGAGAATGAGAAAAACCAGGCCAGGGCCAGATGAATGAGGTCAAGGGCCTGGGGCTTGCGGATGGGGACCTGGAGCTCAGCATGAGCCCCTTCTCCTCTAGATCATCCTCAACTCTATGCACAAGTACCAGCCACGGCTCCACATCGTTAAGGCTGATGAGAACAATGCTTTCGGCTCCAAGAACACTGCTTTCTGCACCCACGTGTTCCCAGAGACCTCCTTCATCTCTGTGACCTCCTACCAGAATCACAAGGTACAGCCACTGCCCCACAGCCCCACAGCCCCCACTTAACACCACCCTTCATTCTCTTCCAccatgcagagagagagagtgtgaagCCAGAGTCCCAGCAGGGCTTGGGCAGGCCCAGCGCAGGGACCTCAGAAGCCTAGAGTCCCTCGGAGCGGTGAGCAAGTCGAATGATGAACAGAAAAGGACTCTAGATATGTCCATCTCCAGCGCAGAGGAATTACGGTCTCTGTGTTTTGGGGAATGGAGAAAATTGGCAACTGTAAAAACCAGGAGCTTGGAGCCTGCCTTGTGGTTTGAGCGTTGGGCCCTTTCATTCCACAACGTTCTTTTTCTCCTGGTTCATCTCCTGGTGCCTTCAGAGAGAGGGGTAGGGAATGGGGATAGGAGCCCTGGGGTGCTGTCAGCGGGGGTGTGGAAGCAGAGCCTGCGCGGAGGCCCTTCCCAGGCTGTGGTCGGAGGTGCCCCAGCCACCTCCCACCCTCGCTACTGCCCTGCCCAGCCCGGCCACCCCCACTTCATCCCAGTCACTGACAGCTGTGCTCTGCCGCCCATCTGCTTTCCACAGTATGCACACGGGGACTGGCAAGGTGGGCAGGGGTCACTGGGGAAGGGCTGTGGCTGTGGTGGATTTTAGGCAGAAGAGTGACAGAGTCGGAACTGCATCTAGACCGGTCACTCAGAGTCTGATGTGATAGTTGCACAGACTCAGGCAGCAGGCCCAGGACGCTCACTGGGAAGATGTTACAGGTCCCCAGGAGAGACCCATGGGGACAGAAGCTCGGCAGTGCAGAGGGCTggggagcaggagaaagaatcGGAGGGTGGAGAGCAAGGAGTAGGGAGCCAGGGACACACCGGGTGTGAATGGCAAGGCCCACTTCCCCAGACCTGCCCCAGTTCCGCCTgtgcctggggttggggaggagggagggccaGGGGCGAGCCCAGTCCCACCCTCCTCCCTAAGAAGGTTTTGAGAAGAGGTGAGGCTGGAGGGCAACCCCTGAGGGAGGGAGGTTACATGTTATGATCCCAtttacaaatgtggaaactgagacacaTTTGTGTGCCTCACACTGGTGACCCTATGTGTCTTCTCCCCACAGATCACCCAGCTGAAAATTGAGAACAACCCTTTTGCCAAGGGATTCCGGGGCAGTGATGACAGTGACCTGCGTGTGGCCCGACTGCAGAGGTGGGGCTGCGCAGCCCGGGGGTGGGGCGGGCAGACGGGATTCAGGCACGTGGCCTCTGTGACCCTCAATGTATCTTCACTCTCTTCTTGTCCCTCCTCCTGTCCTTCCCACCCCTTCAGCAAAGAATACCCCGTGATTTCCAAAAGCATCATGAGGCAGAGGCTCATCTCCCCCCAGCTCTCGGCCACACCGGACATGGGCCCCCTGCTTGGCACCCACCAGGCGCTCCAGCACTACCAGCACGAGAACGGGGCACACTCACAGCTCGCAGAGCCGCAGGACCTGCCCCTCAGCACCTTTCCCGCCCAGAGGGACTCAAGCCTCTTCTATCACTGCCTGAAAAGACGAGGTAGTGCTCTCCTGGTCTAGAAGCCCTAGAGGGTCAGAGGAGGGGTGAGGTTCTCCCCGAAACCACTCTGcagcccccccccccaccccccaacacacacacactcatctgGTGCTTGTGTGGCCTGGGAGAGTGAGCCTGAAGGGTTAGGGATCACAGCTGGGCACAGGGCCATCTTTTCCAGTGCAGGGATGCTGGTTCTCATCTCTCATGCTGCCTTTGGAACCCTCACAGACAGCTTGTAGCCCTGGTGTTCCCAGACACCTTTCCAAGTGTTGCTTTGCAGTCACTGCTCTGAGAGCCTCATGGGGTGAGCTGGGCTCTGCCTGGAAGTGCAGGAAGAGGCTGACACTTCCCAGTCCAGAGGTTTTGGGATTGGGGCTGTTATTTGTCAAAGCAACCTCAATTCCAGAACAGGGAGGACTTGGTGTCTCACGTGCAGGGCCTTCCACCTAATCATTCCTTCCAGGATCTGCAGAGGCTGCTTGAGAGTTGAGATGAGCTATTGTGGATGTAGGTGGGGGCTGGGAAGACACCCTCTGTGCCAGGCCTCTTCATAAAGAGTAGGAGCCCGGAGCTGGGCACCATCACATCTGTGCTCTGTGCCAGGTCTTGATTCCTCCATGGATAGAATTGCAATGACTCATGTTACTCCACCAGAAGACCTCATGGGGCTGCTGAAATTCCCTTCGGAATGAGCCTGGGGACTTTTGCTTGCTATCCAGAATGTTCCCTCAGCCCTGGTCCTAGGGACTAGCCCAGCAGAGCTCCGAGATCCCCTGTACAAGTCTCATTAGAACTCAATGACCTAGAGCATGGGTTGGCAAACTCTGGCCTTTGGACCTAACCCAGCCTGCTACCTgtacaaaatagttttttttacatttcaaaacaattgaaaaaaatcaaaagaagaatatttcgTGAGATGTGAGCATTATGTGAAATTAAAGTTTTAGTGTccgtaaagttttattggaacatagccatacTCATTTACTTACaggttgtctatggctgctttcgtGGGACAACAGCAGAGTTTCGTAGCTGCAACAGACACCCTGCggcccacaaagcctaagatatttactatctggccctttgcagaaaaaatTTGCCCAGTCTTGACCTAGAGTGAGTAGGTCACCTGCCAGGATCAAGAGCTTAGCGCAGGGAGAAGAGAGGGATTTGGAGAGAAGGCGGAGAATTGGGCTGAGTGAGGGGCAAAGGAGAGAGCTGGGCAAGGGAGAGGAGCAGGTCTCCCTGGGCAGGGCAGATGCCACCAGCAGGGGCAGAGGAGAGAGGTGAGCACAGGCCTTCACACCCACTTAGCCCCTCTGCCTCCAGCCCTGTGGGCGCACACACAGAGCTCCCCAAATGAATCCTTGGAGAAAACAGGAGGAAGGAGGCCAAGATGAGCCATGGATGagtggggtttttgttgttgttgttgttgttgttgttgttgttttttgagacggagtctcactctgtctcccaggctggagtgcaatggtgcaatctgggctcactgcaacctctgcctcccgaattcaactgattctcctgcctcagcctccccagtagctgagattacaggtgtatgccaccacgcccagctaatttttgtatttttagtagagatggggtttcaccatgttggtcaggctggtctcgaactcctgacctcaagtgatccgcccaccttggcctcccaacgtgctgggattacaggtgtgagccactgcacccagcccggaTGAGTGTTCTTAAATTGGCTCAGTGGGCTGCTCCCCAAACCCTCAGGCCTGGGTCAGCCCTGAATCCCAGGGGAGGTCATGCCACTCCAGATAGGCCTTCCTGGTGGAGGATGTCGAAAGGCACACATACATGATTTGTGGCATCTGATGTCATCTTCCCCCAGAGTACCTGCTTAGCCTGAAAAGTATGTCACCTTTTTCACTTATTATCAGttctatttcttaattttgtaGACACTGTGGTGTTGGAATCTGTGTAGTAAAAATCTGATGGCTCTTCTTTAAACACATGTGAGGTTAGTTCATCTTCTAAAAGCAACAGAAACATGCCTACAAGTGGCTTTGGCTCCCTGAGGTCTTCCTGGGAGCTGAGGATAGAGGCAGAAACCTCATGGCGTTAATTTTCTGGCTACCTCAGACAGATGTGGCCTCTGGGCCTGGGCTGGCCTGGCAAGTGCCTCCACTTTCCTTGGCCAGGGAGGGCCTAGCCTGAgaatgccactgcacaccaaggCCTCTCACTCTCCCAAGAATCAGGCTGGCGAAGGATCAAAGCCGAGTGCTGCCTGGCTAAGCCTGGCCCTCAGTGTCCGGTGATGTGGTGTCCCCCGTGGCCTCTGAGTAGGGTCCGTAATCTGACCACTTCTTGGCGGCTGCCACACTATAAAAGCTGTGGCTGATTGAAATGGCTCTGGGAGTGCCATGGCAACATGGGGAGGGCAGGCACGGAGGGACAAGGACAGGCTTGTCCCAGCATCCAGCAGGGTGCTCTGGGGCCTGGGCTGGTGGAAATGGTTCTTCCTGAGTGTTACTTTGTCTTTCAGCAGACGGTGCCCGCCACCTGGACTTACCTTGCAAGCGATCCTATCTGGAAGCCCCCTCTTCGGTGGGGGAGGATCACTATTTCCGTTCCCCCCCTCCCTATGACCAGCAAATGCTGAGCCCCTCCTACTGCAGTGAGGTGACCCCCAGAGAAGCATGTATGTACTCAGGTTCAGGGCCCGAGATTGCCGGGGTGTCTGGGGTGGACGACCTGCCCCCACCTCCGCTGAGCTGTAACATGTGGACTTCAGTGTCGCCGTACACCAGCTATAGCGTGCAGACGATGGAGACTGTGCCGTACCAGCCCTTCCCCACGCACTTCACCGCCACCACCATGATGCCTCGGCTGCCCACCCTCTCCGCTCAGAGCTCCCAGCCACCAGGAAATGCCCACTTCGGTGTCTACAATCAGCTCTCCCAGTCTCAGGTCCGAGAGCGGGGGCCCAGCGCCTCATTCCCAAGAGAGCGTGGCCTCCCCCCGGGGTGTGAGAGGAAGCCACCCTCGCCACATCTAAATGCTGCCAATGAGTTTCTCTACTCTCAAACCTTCTCCTTGTCCCGAGAATCTTCCTTACAGTACCATTCAGGAATGGGGACTGTGGAGAACTGGACCGACGGATGACTCTCACGTCTCCTCCACAGCCCCGGGACCGTGTTGCTCCAGTGTTAACCTCTGTGGGTGGCCTGCACTCGACCAAGAAACGCAGGAAGGtattccagtgtgtgtgtgtgtgtgtgtgtgtgtgtgtgtgtgtgtgcacgcgagCATGTATGTATTTGGAGAGCATCCATCTTCTGACATACAACTGAGGtcatgacaaggaaaaaaaaacaccacatttATCTAAGAAGTGATTTTGGCTGCAGGACCTGGGTCTATTGTTATCTGACATCTCTTGACATGCTCGTGGGTGGGATGGGAGTGGAGGGTTCCTATGAGTTATTGAGAGGGTTTTATAATGGTTGATTTACTCAGGGGCCAGGTGGGGAGTTCTCTCCCATGGGGAAAGATTCTCATTGCTGGGGCGGGAAGATTCTCGCTGCTGGGGTGTGAGGGCTCTGTGCACACCTTGGAGTTCCTGGCCTTCCCTTTGCAATGGGAGCTGAGAGTCTGGTTTTGGTAGCAGGAGGCCCACTCTTTTGGCTTCTGGAGAGTCCGTGAGACGGCCTGAGAGGTGGGCTCAGCTAAGCCACAGCGTGGACCTTGATAGTACGGCTGGCTGCTCAGTTACTGGCCTAGACATCGATGACTGGAGCTCTGAGGTCTGAGGGATGACATTCGGAAAGGGTCATGTGCTAAATGTCACCCGAGGGgtatttttaaagggtttttttttccttcaagaggAGGGAAAATGCAACCAGTAGCATCTCTGTCATCATTCAGGTTTTGTAATAAAAAGTACAGAGCCCTTCCCCTTAGGTCCCCAACATATAGAGTCTCTCACTCTGGTGTGTGGAGAGTCGGCCTCCCAGGCACCATACCATCTGCATCCTATGACGGGCAATTATGAAACACGCCTCCGCTGGCGTCAGCCCCAGGAGGCCACACTGGAGCTGATGTCTGGCATCTCCAGGGCCTGTTCTGCTCTCAGAAAATCTATGCTTCTGGAGTGAGAAAGCCCAACAGAAATAAAGATAATTGAAAAAAGTTTGTTTCTTCCAGTAAATTCAGCCGGTGAGCTCAGAGGAGCAAAGAGAATTCTCCAGTGTGGCACTCACACAGTCCTCAGTCCTGCGTTTTAGCATTGAACACCACCAGGCCATCAGTGTGGCTGGGGTGAGCTCTCCATCAAACTTGGGAAATCACTAAACTCTTTGCATGCTGAATagctattatttatatattatataaataaataaatatatattttatatatatatctctctcacaAATGCAGGCCACATGTCAAATTCAGCTTTGCTTTTTACAAATGAatgaacttaataaaaataaacattggagGGGGTATTTGGAAAGAcatctatttaaatttttattacatgTTTGATATTAAAAACTAAGAATGGTTtagataaaacatataaataaatatatatataaacacacacacactacagatAAAGCTTTTTTAGAAAACACATTAGCTAACAGGTGATATGGAACTTCAAGTGTTTTGTTATATAGCATGGACGTTTTATTTTGCATATCAGAACATAAAGCCATTTACAACTGTGAAGTGTGTGGATGCTCTTTATTACTGACTTGTCATTTCTTGGCTCTGCAATGGCCTCTGCCTCTTTTTTGctggtattttttttctcaagtgtCAGGTGAGGCCCTCAGTGCCTCTGAACATTTGTACTGTGGAGCCTCTGAGCTCGGAGTGAAGTCACTTAGGACCAACACAGCAATTGTACCTTTGATCTCATGCTACTCCCTGGGTTATGAATCTGGACTTCAGGGTCCACAAAGACTCCagaagggcagggcaggcagtaaagcaagaatctgtctccttTCAGCAGTCAACACATAAGCTGGCCATTTGGGGGAAGTGGTCTCGTAAGTAGGGAATTCCTGGTGGAATTTATGCAGCTGCTTCAGAAAAGGAGCTGAAGAGCAGTTTCGAGTCAGCGCCGGGGGCTTCCTGGAGCAGTCAGGGGCGTGAGCTCATCACCACCGTCACCCCAGAGAGGGTGAGTCAAGGCCTGGCAAAGTCCCCATTCGCCTGCATCTTTGCCAGGTCCCTGAAGCTCGGCCACaagatggagagaggaaaaaggaggtGAAATCCAGCCCAGGTTCACCCTAGATTGGAAGAGGCAGGCATAGGAAGGTGCTGCTGGGTCTCCCTCCTTACAGCCTTGCCACCTGCCCTGCCCCTGATGGCTCCTTCCCCAAAGCTGCTTACCCGCATCCACCATCATCTCCACTGCAGGCTGGTCTAGGAACCcaggaaaagagaaggcaagggaGGCGTGCCCTTGAATCCTTGCCCTGTCAGGACTGAGATGAGATTTCCTGCTGGGTAAAGACTCAACTTTGTCTCCTGTTTCTCCAGAGTCCTTTTGTGGCTCTAGGCTGCTCTCTGGCTGGACTTCTTCCTGCAGAACAGGAAGCCAAGCTCCATCCTCCCTTAGCTGTTGGCGCACACCTTGGGCTTCTTGGTCATGGAGAAAGATGTTAACTGAGCTTGGCTCAGGGGACAGGGAAGGGCGGGGGGCTCTTCCTAACTCCCGCCTGCTGTGCTCTTTTCTTTCTGGGTGAAGACAGCACATCTGGGACACTCCACACCTTATGGAGCCCAGGTAGAGGGCTGGGGGCAACGCGGATGTTCCCAGGTTCTCTCCAAACACATGGTTGGCTGAGTCTGACCTGAAGAAAGCCGCTTCTTAAAGGGGTATTTTGCCTCAAGGCAGCCCACGGCTTCCTGCCAGCTTGCTGGGAAGCGTGAGGTCCCTGGGCTTCCCCACCTGGGCATGGCCAGAGCCTGGCCTGCAGTGGGATTTGTGGAACTTTCCTGCCCCTCTGAAtcaacagctcaataaaaagggGGCACATGGGATATCCTGAAACAAAGGGCACCATTCAGGAGCAGCAACAGGTCATACATCATCGGCCAGAAACCTGCCACATGAAAAGGGTCTGCTTCTGCTATGCCCTGCCTGGGAAGGGGACAAAAGCCAATTAACGTTCAGCTGCGTGTCCACGGGAAGGTGGCCTTGGGGGCTGTGCTCTCCAGCTCAGGGCCAGGCCCCTTGGGGGAAGCCGGGGCAGGCCTCTCAGCAGCAACTCAGCCACAGACAGTTGGCCCTCAACCACAGAAGAGCCTGGAATAACaaaagggagaagggaaagagaagctgggtcagactgacaaattgttaaaaaaccaaaccaacttCCAGCCTTGGCTGGGCCTCAGGGGGTCAAGAGGCCTCGGCTCGCTCCACTAATGGAGCCTGCTGGAGGAGTAGCAGCCCAGCCTCGCAGTGTCTTATCTtacaacataaaattaaaaccCACTTAAAAGGCCGGAGGGCATGTTAACATTCCCCCTGCTGTCTAATTGAAGTAGTTCCCAGCGCAAAGGATTTCACTTGAAAGATGTCTCTGTCCCAGCCTGGGTCTCCAGCTCAGCCAGCAGGGGAAAGGggttggtggggttgggggagggggggcaGCCACTGTTTGCTTGCCACCCCTACCCAGGCGGCAGGTGGCGACAGCAAAGGTTAGAACAGGCTgggttgttttgtattttttaaaaatttacaaattcatCAGCAGCTATGTCAGCAGAGGCCACACTCCTGACAAGAAGACCTGGTAATGATTCAAACGTGGTGAGTCTTGCAGTGAAACCTGACTGCTCCTGCAGCCAAGAGATTTCCATGCCATCCCCCGGCAAGCCCTCTCTCCCCCCACGCAAATCTATGACAGGTCTCCAAGGCATACGGAATCAATCAGGGACATCCTGTCAAGGTGATGAACTTGCACTGGCCATCCCGAGTAATGGGAACCAGTCAGCCTGAAGCCGGCCTGGACCGAAAGCCAAGGTGACAGCTATTAAGCAATTGTGCGCAGAACAAAATGGCAAAGCGGCCGGGTAATCAATTCAATTTCGGTGGGCAACCCGAGCAACCGCAGCGGCTGTCGCAGCTGATTAGGGAGGGCCGGGCTGGAGCTTTCAATGCGAGCCcatcacagatcagaaacaggCCCGGGATGAAAAGGGAAAGAACCGTCTCCTGAGAAGCAGGCGATGAAGGACTCTGTTTTATGTGACTgtgttcttcctcctctccttgaagaaagaggagaaaaaaaaagcaagcagttTGGAGATTAGATAGTTTTCTTTTCAGCCATTTATCATTATGAAGGAAAGTAGACAGCGCAGGGGCGGAAGAATCTCCGGTGGGATTTCTGCGAAGTCTCACTCGGAAGGGCCAGGTTTACATGATGCAGCTCAAATAGCCCTGCTTATCACAGCAGCCTGACGGGGTCTGCAGAGCATCGAGGGTTCCTCTTCTGTAACAAGGGTGAACAGGCCCCAGTGCCCCGAGGAGTGCAGAAATTCTCCTGCAGAAACCCCAAACCAGCACACTGCATCATTTGTGAAAGTTAAAGCCTGAGTCAGAATAA
The sequence above is drawn from the Symphalangus syndactylus isolate Jambi chromosome 20, NHGRI_mSymSyn1-v2.1_pri, whole genome shotgun sequence genome and encodes:
- the TBX4 gene encoding T-box transcription factor TBX4 isoform X4 yields the protein MSEQEYRLTCAALCVSSAGSSPIENIKVGLHEKELWKKFHEAGTEMIITKAGRRMFPSYKVKVTGMNPKTKYILLIDIVPADDHRYKFCDNKWMVAGKAEPAMPGRLYVHPDSPATGAHWMRQLVSFQKLKLTNNHLDPFGHIILNSMHKYQPRLHIVKADENNAFGSKNTAFCTHVFPETSFISVTSYQNHKITQLKIENNPFAKGFRGSDDSDLRVARLQSKEYPVISKSIMRQRLISPQLSATPDMGPLLGTHQALQHYQHENGAHSQLAEPQDLPLSTFPAQRDSSLFYHCLKRRDGARHLDLPCKRSYLEAPSSVGEDHYFRSPPPYDQQMLSPSYCSEVTPREACMYSGSGPEIAGVSGVDDLPPPPLSCNMWTSVSPYTSYSVQTMETVPYQPFPTHFTATTMMPRLPTLSAQSSQPPGNAHFGVYNQLSQSQVRERGPSASFPRERGLPPGCERKPPSPHLNAANEFLYSQTFSLSRESSLQYHSGMGTVENWTDG
- the TBX4 gene encoding T-box transcription factor TBX4 isoform X3; this encodes MSEQEYRLTCAALCVSSAGSSPIENIKVGLHEKELWKKFHEAGTEMIITKAGRRMFPSYKVKVTGMNPKTKYILLIDIVPADDHRYKFCDNKWMVAGKAEPAMPGRLYVHPDSPATGAHWMRQLVSFQKLKLTNNHLDPFGHIILNSMHKYQPRLHIVKADENNAFGSKNTAFCTHVFPETSFISVTSYQNHKITQLKIENNPFAKGFRGSDDSDLRVARLQSKEYPVISKSIMRQRLISPQLSATPDMGPLLGTHQALQHYQHENGAHSQLAEPQDLPLSTFPAQRDSSLFYHCLKRRADGARHLDLPCKRSYLEAPSSVGEDHYFRSPPPYDQQMLSPSYCSEVTPREACMYSGSGPEIAGVSGVDDLPPPPLSCNMWTSVSPYTSYSVQTMETVPYQPFPTHFTATTMMPRLPTLSAQSSQPPGNAHFGVYNQLSQSQVRERGPSASFPRERGLPPGCERKPPSPHLNAANEFLYSQTFSLSRESSLQYHSGMGTVENWTDG
- the TBX4 gene encoding T-box transcription factor TBX4 isoform X1 gives rise to the protein MLQDKGLSESEEAFRAPGPALGEASAANAPEPALAAPGLSGAVLGSPPGPGADAAAAAAAAEQPIENIKVGLHEKELWKKFHEAGTEMIITKAGRRMFPSYKVKVTGMNPKTKYILLIDIVPADDHRYKFCDNKWMVAGKAEPAMPGRLYVHPDSPATGAHWMRQLVSFQKLKLTNNHLDPFGHIILNSMHKYQPRLHIVKADENNAFGSKNTAFCTHVFPETSFISVTSYQNHKITQLKIENNPFAKGFRGSDDSDLRVARLQSKEYPVISKSIMRQRLISPQLSATPDMGPLLGTHQALQHYQHENGAHSQLAEPQDLPLSTFPAQRDSSLFYHCLKRRADGARHLDLPCKRSYLEAPSSVGEDHYFRSPPPYDQQMLSPSYCSEVTPREACMYSGSGPEIAGVSGVDDLPPPPLSCNMWTSVSPYTSYSVQTMETVPYQPFPTHFTATTMMPRLPTLSAQSSQPPGNAHFGVYNQLSQSQVRERGPSASFPRERGLPPGCERKPPSPHLNAANEFLYSQTFSLSRESSLQYHSGMGTVENWTDG
- the TBX4 gene encoding T-box transcription factor TBX4 isoform X2, with product MLQDKGLSESEEAFRAPGPALGEASAANAPEPALAAPGLSGAVLGSPPGPGADAAAAAAAAEQPIENIKVGLHEKELWKKFHEAGTEMIITKAGRRMFPSYKVKVTGMNPKTKYILLIDIVPADDHRYKFCDNKWMVAGKAEPAMPGRLYVHPDSPATGAHWMRQLVSFQKLKLTNNHLDPFGHIILNSMHKYQPRLHIVKADENNAFGSKNTAFCTHVFPETSFISVTSYQNHKITQLKIENNPFAKGFRGSDDSDLRVARLQSKEYPVISKSIMRQRLISPQLSATPDMGPLLGTHQALQHYQHENGAHSQLAEPQDLPLSTFPAQRDSSLFYHCLKRRDGARHLDLPCKRSYLEAPSSVGEDHYFRSPPPYDQQMLSPSYCSEVTPREACMYSGSGPEIAGVSGVDDLPPPPLSCNMWTSVSPYTSYSVQTMETVPYQPFPTHFTATTMMPRLPTLSAQSSQPPGNAHFGVYNQLSQSQVRERGPSASFPRERGLPPGCERKPPSPHLNAANEFLYSQTFSLSRESSLQYHSGMGTVENWTDG